In Caproicibacterium amylolyticum, a genomic segment contains:
- a CDS encoding VRR-NUC domain-containing protein — MNRVFKLNPMQESSIQHAIFLWSEQPAIRSRFPELALLHHIKNETTYADAKQIAIDKASGVKKGVPDLSLPCPRGNFAGLYIELKTAKGKPSREQLWWIDKLSEHGYCACICYGYQEAIKCLNEYLSLPLHLHTVPMSEQSN, encoded by the coding sequence ATGAACCGTGTTTTCAAACTCAATCCCATGCAGGAATCTTCCATTCAGCACGCAATCTTTCTTTGGAGTGAGCAACCGGCTATTCGCAGCCGGTTCCCTGAATTGGCATTACTACATCATATCAAAAACGAAACTACCTATGCAGACGCAAAGCAAATTGCGATTGACAAGGCGTCCGGTGTAAAAAAAGGTGTCCCTGATTTGTCGCTTCCCTGCCCTCGCGGCAATTTTGCAGGGCTGTACATAGAGCTAAAGACAGCAAAAGGCAAGCCGTCAAGGGAACAACTATGGTGGATTGACAAGTTGTCAGAACACGGTTATTGCGCCTGCATCTGCTACGGGTATCAGGAGGCGATTAAGTGCCTAAACGAGTATCTAAGCCTGCCCCTCCACCTCCATACGGTCCCAATGTCAGAGCAAAGCAATTGA
- a CDS encoding DUF927 domain-containing protein: protein MEYNYKLEDFDTPVPYEEVLNIDSNFERQQAYNKLEKNASSVGVKHFSQLWKSFVSESEPKSGSKIIDMCEKTNFSNQPIELRSGTWKADDSGIYKDARYGESEVAAACPITITKRVVNIDTGEEKLELSYTKGDRRWRHVVVPKLVTSNSRKIVELAGCGISVTSETAKNLVDYLFNLENLNLDLIPEVQSVSRLGMIKDIGFSPYVPEITFDGDEKCGKAYAAMHEHGDRDKWVQLMQGLRGTTIELRITIAAAFASALVSPLNINPFFVHIWSGESGSGKTVALMCAASVWGDPHWQGGAYIQTFNATQVGLERSAAFFNHCPYMIDELQLLKDSHGRNKFDIVYLLSEGQGRTRGNKSGGIDITPTWANCMITTGETPLTTSSSGAGAINRVISIELSPDSPIVTDGHTLCNLLYKNYGFAGKEFVNHLYGCNQEEHAQDVYDGFFKQLCESESTEKQAMAAACILTADKLATDWIFQDGQNLTVKEIGHFLVTKDEVNVGKRGYAYICDWVAQNANKMRTHADGDFGDVYGVIEQDTAYIIATIFDNVCKDAGYDPKPIKAWMRKNGKMKLQGGESTKRYTIMKRVNGITNVRCIAVIMDSFDEDICKEDLPFNN, encoded by the coding sequence TTGGAATACAACTACAAGTTGGAAGATTTTGACACTCCGGTACCGTATGAAGAAGTACTTAATATTGACAGTAATTTTGAGCGACAGCAGGCATATAACAAACTTGAAAAAAACGCTAGCAGTGTTGGCGTAAAACATTTTTCGCAGCTTTGGAAGTCGTTTGTTTCTGAATCCGAACCAAAAAGCGGCTCAAAAATCATTGATATGTGTGAAAAAACAAATTTCTCAAACCAGCCTATTGAGCTACGGTCTGGCACATGGAAAGCAGACGATAGTGGAATTTACAAAGACGCACGTTATGGTGAATCAGAAGTTGCGGCCGCCTGCCCTATTACGATTACAAAGCGAGTTGTAAACATTGACACAGGTGAAGAAAAGCTGGAGTTATCGTATACAAAAGGAGATCGGCGTTGGCGGCACGTTGTAGTTCCAAAACTTGTCACATCGAACAGCCGGAAAATTGTGGAGTTGGCAGGCTGTGGGATTTCAGTTACTTCCGAAACAGCTAAAAACTTGGTTGATTACCTGTTCAATCTTGAAAATTTGAATCTGGATTTAATACCAGAAGTGCAGTCAGTCAGCCGATTGGGCATGATAAAAGACATAGGCTTTTCGCCTTATGTACCGGAAATTACATTTGACGGTGACGAGAAATGCGGAAAGGCATATGCAGCAATGCATGAACATGGAGACCGTGATAAATGGGTTCAGCTCATGCAAGGGCTGCGAGGCACGACCATAGAATTGCGCATAACGATTGCTGCTGCATTCGCAAGTGCTCTTGTTTCCCCTCTTAACATTAACCCATTCTTTGTGCATATCTGGTCTGGGGAGTCAGGCAGCGGCAAAACAGTTGCTTTGATGTGCGCCGCTTCCGTATGGGGTGACCCGCACTGGCAGGGTGGTGCATACATACAAACATTTAATGCGACGCAGGTCGGACTTGAACGGTCAGCAGCCTTTTTTAACCACTGCCCTTACATGATTGACGAGTTGCAGCTTTTAAAAGATTCCCATGGACGCAACAAATTTGACATTGTGTATTTGCTTTCAGAAGGGCAAGGACGCACCAGGGGAAACAAATCCGGCGGCATTGACATTACTCCCACATGGGCGAACTGCATGATAACAACCGGTGAAACCCCGCTGACAACGTCTAGCAGCGGCGCAGGCGCGATAAACCGCGTTATCAGCATAGAGTTATCCCCTGATAGTCCTATCGTCACAGACGGCCATACACTGTGCAATCTGCTATACAAAAACTATGGATTTGCTGGAAAAGAGTTTGTAAACCATTTGTACGGGTGCAATCAGGAAGAACATGCGCAGGATGTGTACGACGGATTTTTCAAGCAGTTATGTGAATCAGAATCTACCGAAAAGCAGGCTATGGCTGCTGCTTGCATCTTAACAGCGGACAAGCTGGCTACTGATTGGATTTTTCAGGATGGGCAAAATTTGACCGTCAAAGAAATCGGACATTTCCTTGTTACGAAAGACGAAGTTAACGTTGGCAAGCGCGGATATGCATACATTTGCGACTGGGTGGCACAGAATGCAAACAAAATGCGCACCCATGCTGACGGCGATTTCGGCGACGTTTACGGCGTAATTGAGCAGGACACAGCGTATATTATTGCAACAATTTTTGATAATGTATGCAAAGATGCAGGGTACGACCCGAAGCCAATCAAGGCATGGATGCGTAAAAATGGCAAGATGAAGTTGCAAGGCGGAGAGTCAACTAAGCGGTATACAATCATGAAACGTGTGAATGGAATTACAAATGTACGCTGCATAGCGGTAATTATGGACAGCTTTGACGAGGATATTTGTAAAGAAGATTTGCCTTTTAATAACTAA
- a CDS encoding terminase small subunit, protein MSKKVGCPPRYKTVEQMQKVINTYFEECKGTPLLDAKGEPVLNKFGYPIMLDRRPPTVTGLALALGFTSRQALLNYQAKPQFFDTVTRAKSRCEDYAESRLYDKDGSNGAQFSLRNNFKGWSEHPEVQQSTVTVEDDPLTKSLKEELEKK, encoded by the coding sequence ATGAGTAAAAAAGTCGGATGCCCTCCGAGATATAAAACTGTGGAGCAAATGCAAAAGGTTATCAACACTTATTTCGAGGAGTGCAAAGGTACGCCACTCTTAGACGCGAAAGGTGAACCTGTTTTAAACAAATTCGGATATCCAATTATGCTTGACCGCAGACCGCCTACTGTTACAGGGCTTGCTTTGGCTCTAGGGTTCACCAGCAGGCAGGCACTGTTAAACTATCAGGCAAAGCCGCAGTTCTTTGACACGGTTACGCGCGCGAAGTCCCGCTGTGAGGATTATGCAGAATCAAGATTGTATGATAAAGACGGCAGCAACGGCGCACAATTTAGCCTGCGGAATAACTTCAAAGGCTGGTCTGAGCACCCGGAAGTGCAGCAGTCTACTGTTACCGTTGAAGACGACCCGCTTACAAAATCGCTCAAAGAGGAGCTTGAGAAAAAATGA
- a CDS encoding DEAD/DEAH box helicase: protein MNIHLREYQQECIDSIIHAGPGAWLAVMATGLGKTVTFANLPRTGRTLILSHRRELVTQPRKYFDCDYGIELGTQHSHGEPVVSASVQTMTHRMNNFAPDEFDRIICDEAHHSGAKTYHDIFNYFQPRQLIGFTATPNRSDSVRLDDVFQDIVFERDLKWGIQNGYLSDIYCRRVNIGYDLSHVKTSGGDYAPGELEEAMDGTADAIAQAYKDMAIGATLVFAVSVKQSEEIAKRISGAAVVSGKTPPKERQALIDGLANGSIPCLVNCMVFTEGTDIPRVETVIIARPTQSDSLYTQMVGRGLRLAPGKDKLNLIDCVGATGSRSLCTAPSLLGIDLSPVPEKKQQELEGLLFDLPDKATTLSDCPESWIRNVEIVDLWAKTQSYNTHGVNWFKQPDGRMTLSLPHKRLTIPPADKLGRCNFGGRIVTMQYALDNAYKMLCRDYAKEKYIWDVSAAKRWGAQPASEKQMRLVSRMCKGFDCTELTKLEASQILNRRLAG from the coding sequence ATGAATATACATTTGCGTGAATATCAGCAGGAATGCATTGACTCAATTATTCATGCCGGCCCCGGTGCATGGCTGGCAGTTATGGCGACCGGGCTAGGCAAGACTGTTACGTTTGCGAACCTGCCGCGAACTGGACGCACGCTTATCCTTTCGCACCGGCGCGAATTAGTAACGCAACCACGTAAATATTTTGACTGTGATTATGGGATTGAGTTAGGCACACAGCACAGTCACGGCGAACCGGTTGTATCAGCAAGCGTACAGACAATGACGCACCGAATGAACAACTTTGCACCGGATGAATTTGACCGGATTATTTGCGACGAAGCACATCATTCCGGGGCAAAAACATATCACGATATTTTCAATTACTTTCAACCCAGGCAATTGATAGGTTTCACAGCAACGCCTAACCGCTCCGACTCCGTCCGGCTGGATGATGTATTTCAAGATATTGTGTTTGAGCGGGATCTAAAATGGGGAATTCAAAACGGGTACTTGTCAGACATCTACTGTCGGCGTGTCAACATCGGCTATGACCTGAGCCACGTCAAAACTTCTGGCGGAGATTATGCGCCGGGAGAACTGGAAGAAGCAATGGACGGAACTGCGGATGCTATAGCACAGGCGTACAAAGATATGGCAATAGGTGCAACACTTGTTTTTGCAGTATCTGTCAAGCAGTCCGAAGAAATTGCAAAACGCATTTCAGGTGCTGCTGTAGTGTCTGGCAAAACGCCTCCAAAAGAGCGGCAGGCATTAATTGACGGGCTTGCAAATGGTTCTATCCCCTGCCTTGTTAACTGCATGGTTTTTACCGAGGGCACAGACATTCCGCGAGTCGAGACGGTTATTATTGCCAGGCCAACACAATCGGACAGCCTATATACGCAGATGGTCGGACGCGGGTTGCGGCTGGCTCCGGGTAAAGACAAGCTAAACCTGATTGACTGTGTAGGTGCAACAGGCTCCAGAAGCCTCTGTACGGCTCCGTCTTTATTGGGAATAGATTTATCGCCCGTGCCAGAAAAGAAGCAGCAGGAGCTAGAAGGACTATTGTTTGACCTGCCAGACAAGGCAACCACATTAAGTGATTGTCCTGAAAGCTGGATAAGGAATGTTGAAATCGTTGACTTATGGGCAAAGACACAGTCATACAACACACATGGAGTCAACTGGTTCAAGCAGCCGGATGGCAGAATGACGCTTTCCCTGCCGCACAAACGGCTGACAATTCCCCCAGCTGACAAATTGGGCAGATGCAATTTTGGAGGGCGAATTGTTACAATGCAGTACGCACTTGATAACGCTTACAAAATGCTGTGCCGTGACTACGCAAAAGAAAAGTACATTTGGGATGTGTCAGCAGCAAAGCGTTGGGGTGCACAGCCTGCCAGTGAAAAACAAATGAGATTAGTCAGCAGAATGTGCAAGGGCTTTGACTGCACAGAATTAACAAAGTTAGAAGCAAGTCAGATTTTAAACAGGAGGTTAGCAGGATGA